One Kineococcus aurantiacus genomic window carries:
- a CDS encoding DUF808 family protein: MAGGLVALLDDVALIARAAAASVDDVGAAAAKASAKAAGVVVDDTAVTPQYVRGLTPDRELPIIKRIAIGSLRNKLLVILPVILVLSQFADFLLTPLLMLGGAYLSYEGAEKLWGKISGHGHAADDGPKDEKTVVSGAVRTDLILSAEIMVISLNEVADQPFWSRLAILVVVGVLITVLVYGVVGLIVKMDDVGLKLAERGSAARVRFGRGLVAFMPKLLTFLTVVGTAAMLWVGGHILLVGTDDLGFHPLYEFVHHLEESAHEAAGALGGVLGWLVNTLCSAVVGLVVGAVIVVVMTLTVHRRRAAH; this comes from the coding sequence GTGGCCGGTGGACTCGTGGCCCTGCTGGACGACGTGGCGCTCATCGCGCGGGCGGCGGCGGCGTCCGTGGACGACGTCGGGGCGGCCGCGGCGAAGGCGTCGGCCAAGGCCGCGGGCGTCGTCGTCGACGACACGGCCGTCACCCCGCAGTACGTGCGCGGGCTGACCCCGGACCGGGAGCTGCCGATCATCAAGCGCATCGCGATCGGCTCGCTGCGCAACAAGCTGCTGGTCATCCTCCCGGTGATCCTGGTGCTCAGCCAGTTCGCCGACTTCCTGCTGACCCCGCTGCTCATGCTCGGCGGCGCGTACCTGTCCTACGAGGGCGCCGAGAAGCTGTGGGGCAAGATCAGCGGTCACGGGCACGCCGCCGACGACGGGCCCAAGGACGAGAAGACGGTCGTGTCCGGCGCGGTCCGCACCGACCTCATCCTCTCCGCGGAGATCATGGTCATCTCCCTCAACGAGGTCGCCGACCAGCCGTTCTGGTCCCGCCTGGCCATCCTCGTCGTCGTCGGGGTCCTCATCACCGTCCTGGTGTACGGCGTCGTCGGGCTCATCGTGAAGATGGACGACGTCGGGCTGAAGCTGGCCGAACGTGGATCGGCCGCCCGGGTGCGGTTCGGCCGCGGCCTGGTCGCCTTCATGCCCAAGCTGCTGACGTTCCTCACCGTCGTGGGCACGGCCGCGATGCTCTGGGTCGGCGGCCACATCCTGCTCGTCGGCACCGACGACCTGGGCTTCCACCCGCTGTACGAGTTCGTCCACCACCTGGAGGAGTCCGCGCACGAGGCGGCCGGCGCGCTCGGCGGCGTCCTGGGCTGGCTCGTCAACACGCTGTGCAGCGCCGTCGTCGGCCTCGTCGTGGGGGCCGTCATCGTCGTGGTGATGACCCTGACGGTGCACCGCCGCCGCGCCGCGCACTGA
- a CDS encoding glycogen debranching N-terminal domain-containing protein yields the protein MADDVRPPWLSDLVCAVSAPTQVWCGPDGEVDGARGVEGFWHGDVRVVRSAVLTVDGERVTTVLLAPDGVAAVFTAAVPRHVTGPVPDPVVRVDRRRTVAPGVGREEVVVTSVAPEPLRCVVSVTLTSDLGPMDAVRGGRPTPVLAPGDGPVWSGDGVRAEVVAPGARVCVAGTEVVLTWDVDLAPGASWRGSWEVRAHDERAVVVGPASPAGWAQRWSVACPDVRLERWVQRALADLEGLRAAHADHPDDVFVAAGAPWYLTLFGRDALWTARMLLPLGWETAASTLRVLAAFQGVRTDPATAEEPGKVLHEVRRGTAEHGGGMSLPPVYYGTVDATSLWVCLLHEAWRAGMPDAEVAGLLPNLEAALAWQSGVGEGFLRYADPTGRGLANQGWKDSADSVQWHAGGLADPPVALCEVQAYAYEAALAGAEVLEHFGRDATAHRAWAARLRTRFRDRFWVHPSGGPSPASFPAIALDGAGRAVDSLTSNVGHLLGTGLLDAEEAAVVAAHLASPEMSAGFGLRTLSSRAAGFSPLSYHCGSVWAHDTAIAVTGLVRDGFADAVVPLVEGLLAAAEAFGYRVPELHAGDARDEVPAPVPYPASCRPQAWSAAAAVAVAAACAQAPGSALPAVTITAR from the coding sequence GTGGCCGATGACGTCCGTCCCCCGTGGCTGTCCGACCTCGTCTGCGCGGTGAGCGCACCCACCCAGGTGTGGTGCGGCCCGGACGGGGAGGTCGACGGCGCCCGCGGCGTCGAGGGCTTCTGGCACGGCGACGTGCGCGTGGTGCGGTCGGCGGTGCTGACGGTCGACGGCGAGCGCGTCACGACGGTGCTCCTCGCCCCCGACGGCGTGGCGGCGGTGTTCACGGCCGCCGTCCCCCGGCACGTGACCGGGCCCGTCCCCGACCCGGTGGTGCGCGTGGACCGGCGGCGGACCGTGGCGCCCGGCGTGGGGCGCGAGGAGGTCGTCGTGACCTCAGTGGCACCGGAGCCCCTGCGCTGCGTCGTGTCGGTGACCCTCACGAGCGACCTGGGGCCGATGGACGCCGTCCGCGGCGGGCGGCCCACGCCCGTCCTGGCACCGGGGGACGGGCCGGTGTGGAGCGGGGACGGGGTGCGCGCCGAGGTCGTCGCCCCCGGCGCGCGGGTCTGCGTCGCGGGGACCGAGGTGGTGCTCACCTGGGACGTCGACCTCGCGCCTGGCGCGTCCTGGCGCGGTTCCTGGGAGGTCCGCGCGCACGACGAGCGGGCCGTCGTCGTGGGTCCGGCCTCGCCCGCGGGGTGGGCGCAGCGGTGGAGCGTCGCGTGCCCCGACGTGCGGCTGGAACGCTGGGTGCAGCGGGCCCTGGCCGACCTGGAGGGTCTGCGGGCCGCGCACGCCGACCACCCTGACGACGTCTTCGTCGCCGCCGGCGCCCCGTGGTACCTGACGCTGTTCGGGCGCGACGCGCTGTGGACGGCCCGGATGCTGCTGCCCCTGGGCTGGGAGACGGCCGCCTCCACGCTGCGGGTCCTCGCCGCGTTCCAGGGGGTGCGCACGGACCCCGCGACCGCCGAGGAGCCCGGGAAGGTGCTGCACGAGGTGCGGCGCGGGACCGCCGAGCACGGCGGCGGGATGAGCCTGCCGCCGGTGTACTACGGCACGGTCGACGCGACGTCGCTGTGGGTGTGCCTGCTGCACGAGGCGTGGCGGGCGGGCATGCCGGACGCTGAGGTGGCCGGCCTGCTGCCGAACCTCGAGGCGGCCCTGGCCTGGCAGAGCGGGGTCGGCGAGGGGTTCCTGCGCTACGCCGACCCCACCGGCCGCGGGCTGGCGAACCAGGGCTGGAAGGACAGCGCCGACTCCGTGCAGTGGCACGCCGGTGGGCTGGCCGACCCGCCCGTCGCGCTGTGCGAGGTGCAGGCGTACGCGTACGAGGCGGCGCTCGCGGGGGCCGAGGTCCTGGAGCACTTCGGCCGGGACGCTACGGCGCACCGGGCGTGGGCGGCTCGCCTGCGCACCCGCTTCCGCGACCGGTTCTGGGTGCACCCCTCCGGCGGGCCGTCCCCGGCGAGCTTCCCCGCGATCGCCCTCGACGGTGCCGGGCGGGCGGTGGACTCGCTGACCTCCAACGTCGGCCACCTGCTGGGCACCGGGCTGCTGGACGCCGAGGAGGCCGCGGTCGTGGCGGCGCACCTGGCCTCACCGGAGATGTCGGCGGGTTTCGGGTTGCGGACGCTGTCCTCCCGGGCGGCGGGCTTCTCGCCGTTGAGCTACCACTGCGGGTCGGTGTGGGCGCACGACACGGCGATCGCGGTCACCGGCCTGGTGCGGGACGGGTTCGCCGACGCGGTGGTGCCGCTGGTCGAGGGGCTGCTCGCGGCGGCCGAGGCGTTCGGCTACCGGGTGCCGGAGCTGCACGCCGGCGACGCCCGCGACGAGGTCCCGGCACCCGTGCCGTACCCCGCCTCGTGCCGGCCGCAGGCGTGGTCGGCCGCGGCCGCGGTGGCCGTCGCCGCGGCGTGCGCGCAGGCGCCGGGGTCCGCGCTGCCGGCCGTCACCATCACCGCGCGCTGA
- a CDS encoding exonuclease domain-containing protein, producing the protein MTVIDTADPLPRAVARRYRHRYAVLDVETTGLKPEAGDRIVQIAVTWLDARGVVERTWSSYVDPLRDTGVVHVHGITAEHVAGAPTFTQLAPTVASLLAGRVFVAHNARFDWAFISAEMATAGVRLPVRERLCTWKLARRLDLPVANFKMATLAAHWGIQQLRAHDAVDDTRVLVELLREELAAAQRDRVELPVERVAPPTVLERLLSRLRPAAG; encoded by the coding sequence ATGACCGTCATCGACACCGCCGACCCGCTCCCCCGAGCGGTCGCCCGGCGCTACCGGCACCGGTACGCCGTGCTGGACGTCGAGACGACGGGTCTGAAGCCCGAGGCCGGGGACAGGATCGTGCAGATCGCCGTGACCTGGCTCGACGCTCGCGGCGTCGTCGAGCGGACCTGGTCCTCCTACGTGGACCCGCTGCGCGACACCGGCGTCGTCCACGTCCACGGCATCACCGCCGAGCACGTCGCCGGCGCCCCCACCTTCACCCAGCTCGCCCCGACCGTGGCGTCCCTGCTGGCCGGGCGGGTCTTCGTCGCCCACAACGCCCGCTTCGACTGGGCCTTCATCTCCGCCGAGATGGCCACCGCCGGCGTCCGGCTGCCCGTGCGGGAGCGGCTGTGCACGTGGAAGCTCGCCCGCCGCCTGGACCTGCCGGTGGCGAACTTCAAGATGGCCACCCTCGCCGCGCACTGGGGCATCCAGCAGCTGCGCGCGCACGACGCCGTCGACGACACCCGCGTCCTGGTCGAACTGCTGCGCGAGGAACTGGCTGCGGCGCAGCGGGACCGGGTGGAGCTGCCGGTGGAGCGGGTCGCCCCGCCGACCGTCCTGGAGCGGCTGCTCAGCCGGCTGCGCCCAGCTGCTGGCTGA
- a CDS encoding NERD domain-containing protein — MGIAGGGAQEQARRATARVERLRRAPATDGLREKLAAAERRQHAWTAGAEGERLVAQALAALEPHGWRLLHDVRWPGRAKANLDHVAIGPGGVVVVDAKNWSGPVTVRDGVLRQGSHRRDEALDGVARAAADMAALLPPRHRSATRGVLCLAAQRGRPAPTAAGVVVVGREDLARHLRSLPRTLSAAAVDELTAALRDQLDGATSPALPEPAQDAPDRGVRLVLALTVVLVVALLVGGFAAFVSQQLGAAG; from the coding sequence GTGGGGATCGCGGGCGGCGGAGCGCAGGAGCAGGCGCGGCGCGCCACGGCGCGGGTCGAACGGCTGCGCCGCGCCCCCGCCACCGACGGCCTGCGCGAGAAGCTCGCCGCAGCCGAGCGCCGCCAGCACGCCTGGACCGCGGGCGCCGAGGGTGAGCGCCTCGTCGCGCAGGCGCTCGCCGCGCTCGAACCGCACGGCTGGCGGCTGCTGCACGACGTGCGCTGGCCGGGCCGGGCGAAGGCCAACCTCGACCACGTCGCGATCGGCCCCGGCGGGGTCGTCGTCGTGGACGCGAAGAACTGGTCGGGGCCGGTGACCGTCCGCGACGGCGTGCTGCGGCAGGGCTCGCACCGGCGCGACGAGGCGCTGGACGGCGTCGCCCGCGCCGCCGCCGACATGGCGGCGCTGCTGCCCCCGCGCCACCGGTCGGCCACCCGCGGCGTGCTGTGCCTGGCCGCGCAGCGGGGACGGCCGGCGCCGACGGCGGCGGGGGTGGTCGTCGTCGGGCGTGAGGACCTCGCGCGGCACCTGCGGTCCCTGCCGCGCACGCTGTCGGCCGCCGCGGTGGACGAGCTGACCGCCGCGCTGCGCGACCAGCTCGACGGCGCCACCAGCCCCGCGCTGCCCGAGCCCGCTCAGGACGCCCCGGACCGCGGCGTGCGGCTCGTCCTGGCCCTGACCGTCGTCCTCGTCGTCGCCCTGCTGGTGGGCGGGTTCGCGGCCTTCGTCAGCCAGCAGCTGGGCGCAGCCGGCTGA
- a CDS encoding ATP-binding protein codes for MHERVTAEELLTALRRHGETATLEAKAAAGGLPKSLLPTLSAFANGQGGRVVLGVDEANGFAVVPGFDAPRTARLLDEAATSELSPPLRLDIAVEDAEGGQVVVGRVAELPADAKPCFVVSRGERSGSYTRSHEGDRVLTDYEAQALRDNRGQPRHDAAPTEADVSDLDEDAVAALLRRVRRRQPRIFRDAPDERALQQLNVLVPSGGRLVPSLAGLLTLGSYPQQFHPQAHVSFINVPGSTKGAGPADGPRFLDSQTLTGPLPAMVEDTVAAVLRNSPVAARIDGVGRTDRFAFPPDAVREAVVNALMHRDYGPHSLGTQVQVEMYPDRLDVISPGGLFGPVTSEELGEVSSSRNSRLALLLADVALPGTDHVVCENRGSGIGVMRAVMAHDGLRAPEFTVSLTRFRTTLHREPATTGRRTSPPAGSRSRAHRLDALRELLGDGRNHHAEDLAGALGVGRAMTNRYLNDLIAAGEVEATAPPRDRRRRYRATT; via the coding sequence GTGCACGAGCGTGTCACCGCTGAGGAGTTGCTGACGGCGCTCCGACGTCATGGCGAAACAGCGACCCTCGAGGCCAAGGCCGCCGCGGGCGGCCTGCCGAAGAGCCTGCTCCCCACCCTGAGCGCGTTCGCCAACGGCCAGGGCGGCCGGGTCGTCCTGGGCGTCGACGAGGCCAACGGCTTCGCCGTGGTCCCCGGGTTCGACGCTCCCCGGACAGCACGACTGCTCGACGAGGCCGCGACGAGCGAACTCTCCCCGCCGCTCCGCCTGGACATCGCCGTCGAAGACGCCGAAGGGGGGCAGGTCGTCGTCGGCCGGGTCGCCGAGCTCCCCGCGGACGCCAAGCCCTGCTTCGTCGTGAGCCGGGGTGAACGCTCCGGCTCGTACACCCGCTCCCACGAGGGCGACCGCGTCCTCACCGACTACGAGGCACAGGCGTTGCGCGACAACCGCGGTCAACCGCGGCACGACGCCGCACCGACCGAGGCGGACGTCTCCGACCTCGACGAGGACGCCGTCGCAGCCCTCCTGCGCAGGGTCCGCCGACGGCAACCGCGGATCTTCCGCGACGCTCCTGACGAGCGCGCGCTCCAGCAGCTCAACGTCCTGGTGCCGTCGGGGGGACGGCTCGTGCCCAGCCTGGCCGGGCTCCTCACGCTGGGCAGCTACCCGCAGCAGTTCCACCCGCAGGCTCACGTGTCGTTCATCAACGTCCCGGGCTCGACGAAGGGTGCCGGGCCCGCGGACGGCCCCCGTTTCCTCGACAGCCAGACCCTCACCGGCCCGCTGCCCGCGATGGTCGAGGACACCGTCGCCGCCGTCCTGCGCAACTCACCCGTCGCCGCTCGGATCGACGGTGTCGGTCGTACCGACCGGTTCGCGTTCCCCCCGGACGCCGTCCGTGAGGCGGTGGTCAACGCGCTGATGCACCGCGACTACGGTCCGCACAGCCTCGGCACGCAGGTGCAGGTCGAGATGTACCCGGACCGCCTCGACGTCATCAGCCCGGGTGGGCTCTTCGGGCCGGTGACGAGCGAGGAGCTGGGCGAGGTCTCCTCGAGCCGCAACAGCCGGCTCGCACTGCTCCTGGCGGACGTGGCCCTCCCGGGCACGGACCACGTCGTGTGCGAGAACCGCGGGAGCGGCATCGGTGTCATGCGGGCGGTCATGGCGCACGACGGTCTGCGCGCGCCGGAGTTCACCGTCTCCCTGACCCGTTTCCGCACCACCCTCCACCGGGAGCCGGCCACCACCGGCCGCAGGACGTCTCCTCCTGCCGGGAGCCGCAGCCGAGCCCATCGCTTGGATGCCCTGCGTGAACTGCTGGGCGACGGTCGTAATCACCACGCCGAGGACCTGGCCGGGGCGCTCGGGGTGGGTAGGGCCATGACCAACCGGTACCTCAACGACCTCATCGCCGCGGGCGAGGTCGAGGCCACAGCACCACCACGGGACAGACGCCGCCGGTACCGCGCCACCACCTGA
- a CDS encoding HNH endonuclease domain-containing protein, with amino-acid sequence MDPLDLGARLAQLLATGRRVATYKLAVLDALLQHCLENPVPDDAGLTVPIGDLADRVVEAYWPQVRVFGEHGVLRQNARTQEGSSSLLDEVTTLRRDAERRGLPTLAQWRSAEPARWERLRRRVSITLAQQPLFALQRTGGREPGVAFLFDDSWLSKKVTVATLDAHGWAVELFPGVPSALARVSALLQPVVQRWWVEDVQRLNRAELDVPDLHAFLFGADRAAVAKLAPGLREFQGNRCFYCGRTLTDRVDVDHVLPWSRVALDGVRNLVLTDPRCNGDKLATLPAVDHVRDLLARPEADLQTLAAPLRWPVETARVRGAAVGLYRATTVGVPLWRGPGVYDFFDGRVGW; translated from the coding sequence GTGGACCCGCTCGACCTGGGTGCCCGCCTCGCGCAGCTGCTGGCGACGGGGCGGCGGGTCGCGACCTACAAGCTGGCCGTGCTGGACGCGCTGCTGCAGCACTGCCTGGAGAACCCGGTCCCCGACGACGCCGGGCTGACCGTCCCGATCGGGGACCTCGCCGACCGCGTCGTCGAGGCGTACTGGCCGCAGGTCCGGGTGTTCGGTGAGCACGGGGTGCTGCGGCAGAACGCGCGAACTCAAGAGGGTTCGTCGTCCCTCCTCGACGAGGTCACCACCCTGCGCCGCGACGCCGAGCGCCGGGGCCTGCCGACCCTCGCGCAGTGGCGGTCCGCCGAACCCGCCCGGTGGGAACGGTTGCGCCGCAGAGTGTCGATCACGCTGGCGCAGCAACCGCTGTTCGCCCTGCAGCGCACCGGCGGCCGCGAACCGGGGGTCGCGTTCCTGTTCGACGACTCCTGGCTGAGCAAGAAGGTGACCGTCGCGACCCTCGACGCCCACGGGTGGGCGGTCGAGCTGTTCCCCGGTGTCCCGTCGGCGCTGGCGCGGGTGTCGGCGCTGCTGCAGCCGGTGGTGCAGCGGTGGTGGGTCGAGGACGTCCAGCGCCTCAACCGCGCCGAGCTCGACGTGCCCGACCTGCACGCGTTCCTCTTCGGCGCCGACCGCGCCGCCGTCGCCAAGCTCGCCCCCGGGTTGCGGGAGTTCCAGGGCAACCGCTGCTTCTACTGCGGGAGAACGCTGACCGATCGGGTGGACGTCGACCACGTCCTGCCGTGGTCGCGCGTCGCCCTCGACGGCGTGCGGAACCTCGTCCTCACCGACCCGCGCTGCAACGGCGACAAGCTCGCGACCCTGCCGGCCGTCGACCACGTGCGGGACCTGCTGGCCCGACCGGAGGCGGACCTGCAGACGCTCGCCGCGCCCCTGCGCTGGCCGGTGGAGACCGCCCGGGTTCGCGGGGCCGCCGTCGGGTTGTACCGCGCGACGACGGTGGGGGTGCCGTTGTGGCGGGGGCCGGGGGTGTACGACTTCTTCGACGGGCGGGTCGGCTGGTGA
- a CDS encoding ADP-ribosylglycohydrolase family protein encodes MDRQHRVMGALVGSAVGDALGAPFEFGPPHAFSTRFPSPARGVRTEMCGGGSLGWEPGEFTDDTQMALLLAQSLVERGGLDEADVFARFQRWAQAGPPDIGVQTSAVLGSGLPWDTAAAEHVRAGHRAAGNGSLMRTTPAAVFFARDGRAATMDAARRISALTHGDPAAGEGCALFHEVLRVLLDGGDADDAIALAEVAEPYRAKWAQVCAPGWTPADATESNGAVWPTLGSALWALRNSTTFEEALRLVIDLGGDTDTVACVTGALAGARAGMTGIPIRWSSAVHGRVPGFPGTWELRDLQWLALRLDGSTAALHEPPPTRGLTPVEVTDGVWAADLDGARRSDRDFAVVSLCRTGGRFGHDVQRFAYLTDDDSNTELDTVLDDVLDDIAALRADGKPVLVHCHAGASRTGLVLRAWVVRERGVSAREATEQVTAVWPHLSDWNASFTAALNRLPR; translated from the coding sequence GTGGACCGTCAGCACCGGGTGATGGGCGCCCTCGTGGGCTCGGCCGTCGGGGACGCCCTCGGCGCCCCCTTCGAGTTCGGCCCCCCGCACGCCTTCTCCACCCGCTTCCCCTCCCCCGCCCGCGGGGTGCGCACCGAGATGTGCGGCGGCGGGTCCCTGGGCTGGGAGCCGGGCGAGTTCACCGACGACACGCAGATGGCGCTGCTGCTCGCGCAGTCCCTCGTCGAGCGCGGCGGCCTGGACGAGGCCGACGTGTTCGCCCGGTTCCAGCGCTGGGCGCAGGCCGGGCCACCGGACATCGGCGTGCAGACGTCGGCGGTGCTGGGGTCGGGGCTGCCGTGGGACACCGCGGCGGCCGAGCACGTCCGCGCCGGGCACCGCGCGGCCGGCAACGGCTCGCTCATGCGCACCACCCCCGCGGCGGTCTTCTTCGCCCGCGACGGCCGGGCCGCGACGATGGACGCGGCCCGCCGGATCAGCGCCCTCACCCACGGCGACCCCGCCGCCGGGGAGGGCTGCGCGCTGTTCCACGAGGTGCTGCGGGTGCTGCTCGACGGCGGCGACGCCGACGACGCGATCGCCCTGGCCGAGGTCGCCGAACCGTACCGGGCCAAGTGGGCGCAGGTGTGCGCGCCGGGCTGGACGCCCGCGGACGCCACCGAGTCCAACGGCGCGGTGTGGCCGACGCTGGGGTCGGCGTTGTGGGCGCTGCGGAACTCCACGACGTTCGAGGAGGCACTGCGGCTGGTGATCGACCTCGGCGGCGACACCGACACCGTCGCCTGCGTCACCGGCGCCCTGGCCGGGGCGCGCGCGGGCATGACGGGCATCCCGATCCGCTGGAGCTCCGCCGTGCACGGCCGGGTCCCGGGGTTCCCGGGGACGTGGGAGTTGCGCGACCTGCAGTGGCTGGCGCTGCGCCTGGACGGGTCCACCGCGGCCCTGCACGAGCCGCCGCCCACGCGGGGGCTGACCCCGGTCGAGGTCACCGACGGCGTGTGGGCTGCCGACCTCGACGGCGCGCGCCGCAGCGACCGCGACTTCGCCGTCGTCTCGCTGTGCCGCACCGGCGGCCGGTTCGGCCACGACGTGCAGCGCTTCGCGTACCTCACCGACGACGACAGCAACACCGAACTGGACACCGTCCTCGACGACGTCCTGGACGACATCGCCGCGTTGCGCGCCGACGGGAAGCCCGTCCTCGTGCACTGCCACGCCGGGGCGTCGCGGACCGGGCTGGTGCTGCGCGCGTGGGTGGTGCGGGAACGCGGGGTGTCCGCGCGGGAGGCGACCGAGCAGGTCACGGCGGTCTGGCCGCACCTCAGCGACTGGAACGCCAGCTTCACGGCGGCGCTGAACCGGCTGCCGCGGTAG
- a CDS encoding NUDIX hydrolase: MSDLQSYVRPSVAVDTVVLTVAPDAGLSVLLVPGPGGGWALPGTFLHEGETLAQAVLRSLRTKAHVEGLRPRQLHVFDAPDRDDRGWVLSVAHLDVVPWERLTPAPDDVRLVPHDRTGPLPFDHREIVDLGVAQTRREYAGAPDPAGLLPGRFTLRQLQTLHEAVAGRALPRDTFRRRVEPALRDTGQLSSGTVGKPARLFERHPRGDRALR; this comes from the coding sequence GTGTCCGACCTCCAGTCCTACGTGCGACCCTCCGTCGCCGTCGACACCGTCGTCCTCACCGTCGCCCCTGACGCCGGGTTGTCCGTGCTGCTGGTGCCCGGACCCGGCGGGGGGTGGGCCCTGCCCGGCACGTTCCTGCACGAGGGGGAGACCCTGGCGCAGGCCGTGCTGCGGTCCCTGCGGACCAAGGCGCACGTCGAAGGGCTGCGGCCGCGGCAGCTGCACGTCTTCGACGCCCCCGACCGCGACGACCGGGGCTGGGTGCTGTCCGTCGCCCACCTCGACGTCGTGCCCTGGGAACGGCTGACTCCCGCGCCTGACGACGTCCGGCTCGTCCCGCACGACCGGACGGGGCCACTGCCCTTCGACCACCGCGAGATCGTCGACCTGGGCGTCGCCCAGACCCGGCGCGAGTACGCCGGCGCCCCCGACCCCGCCGGGCTGCTGCCCGGGCGCTTCACGTTGCGGCAGCTGCAGACGCTGCACGAAGCCGTCGCCGGCCGGGCCCTGCCGCGCGACACGTTCCGGCGCCGCGTCGAACCGGCGCTCCGGGACACCGGGCAGCTCAGCAGCGGGACCGTCGGCAAACCCGCACGGCTGTTCGAGCGCCACCCCCGCGGTGATCGAGCACTCCGGTGA
- a CDS encoding response regulator: protein MNGPVRVAVVDDQTLVRQGILRLLSLSDAVRVVGEGEDGDDALELVARGDVDVLLLDLRMPRRDGIATLEALRDRGSTVPVLVLTTFDDDELVLAALRAGARGYLLKDVTLDQVLAAVRTLADGGTLLQPALTERLLRAVANRPAGPADLGVPEPLTPRELDVLRLAAAGWSNKEIAAALHLAPGTVKNHVTAVLLKLGVRDRTRAVLRALELGLLDG, encoded by the coding sequence GTGAACGGCCCGGTGCGGGTCGCGGTGGTCGACGACCAGACGCTCGTGCGGCAGGGCATCCTGCGGCTGCTGTCCCTCAGCGACGCGGTGCGGGTCGTCGGGGAGGGCGAGGACGGCGACGACGCGCTGGAGCTGGTGGCCCGCGGCGACGTCGACGTCCTCCTGCTGGACCTGCGGATGCCGCGCCGGGACGGCATCGCGACGCTGGAGGCGTTGCGGGACAGGGGCAGCACCGTCCCGGTGCTGGTGCTGACGACGTTCGACGACGACGAGCTGGTCCTGGCCGCGCTGCGCGCCGGCGCGCGCGGGTACCTGCTGAAGGACGTCACCCTGGACCAGGTGCTGGCGGCGGTCCGCACCCTCGCCGACGGCGGGACCCTGCTGCAGCCGGCGCTGACCGAGCGGCTGCTGCGGGCCGTCGCGAACCGGCCGGCCGGACCCGCCGACCTGGGGGTCCCCGAGCCGTTGACCCCGCGGGAGCTGGACGTGCTGCGGCTGGCCGCGGCCGGGTGGTCGAACAAGGAGATCGCCGCGGCCCTGCACCTGGCGCCGGGGACGGTGAAGAACCACGTCACGGCCGTGCTGCTGAAGCTGGGCGTCCGCGACCGCACCCGCGCGGTGCTGCGGGCCCTGGAGCTTGGGCTGCTGGACGGGTGA
- a CDS encoding histidine kinase, which translates to MFSGAQERAAAVTGYVALAAVGVLAAVGAWDGPPGTRGWWWVAYGVFALSFVVDDVAGSGWLVPRPRWLPPAAPLAVGVVAALVAWWIAPQANWTAILFVVAVVPAALTLSPAVTAVLIAVQSAAVVAGAARAGLGTGQVVALGTLYGALQVFAAVLVVAGRRQAEQRTALAAAHAQLRAASALLAASSRDAERLRISRELHDVVGHGLTALALELEVASHRADGPVAEHVDRARGIAKDLLGDVRTVVGDLRGEVQGLESALREVVGRAPGLPVVLTVREEVPVGPERALVVVRAAQELLTNTLRHAGAHRFTLDVVATAAGVRLEAADDGRGSGHLRPGNGLAGLVERVEGAGGTVRFRTAPGRGFRTELEVPA; encoded by the coding sequence GTGTTCTCCGGGGCTCAGGAACGCGCGGCGGCGGTGACGGGGTACGTGGCGCTCGCCGCCGTGGGGGTCCTGGCGGCGGTCGGGGCGTGGGACGGCCCGCCGGGGACCCGCGGGTGGTGGTGGGTGGCGTACGGGGTGTTCGCGCTGTCCTTCGTCGTCGACGACGTCGCCGGGTCGGGGTGGCTGGTCCCCCGCCCCCGCTGGTTGCCGCCCGCGGCGCCGCTGGCGGTGGGGGTCGTGGCCGCGCTGGTGGCGTGGTGGATCGCCCCGCAGGCCAACTGGACGGCGATCCTCTTCGTCGTGGCGGTGGTACCGGCCGCGCTGACGCTGTCCCCCGCCGTGACCGCCGTCCTCATCGCGGTGCAGAGCGCCGCCGTCGTGGCGGGCGCGGCGCGGGCGGGGCTGGGCACGGGGCAGGTCGTGGCGCTGGGGACGCTCTACGGTGCGCTGCAGGTGTTCGCGGCGGTCCTGGTGGTGGCCGGCCGGCGGCAGGCCGAGCAGCGGACGGCGCTGGCCGCGGCGCACGCGCAGCTGCGGGCGGCGTCGGCGCTGCTGGCGGCCTCCAGCCGGGACGCCGAGCGGTTGCGGATCTCCCGGGAGCTGCACGACGTCGTCGGGCACGGCCTGACGGCGCTGGCGCTGGAGCTGGAGGTCGCCTCACACCGCGCGGACGGCCCGGTCGCCGAGCACGTCGACCGGGCCCGCGGCATCGCCAAGGACCTGCTGGGCGACGTGCGGACCGTGGTGGGCGACCTGCGCGGGGAGGTGCAGGGGCTGGAGAGCGCGCTGCGCGAGGTCGTGGGCCGGGCGCCGGGGCTGCCGGTGGTGCTGACCGTGCGGGAGGAGGTGCCGGTGGGCCCAGAGCGGGCGCTGGTGGTGGTGCGGGCCGCGCAGGAACTGCTGACGAACACCCTGCGCCACGCGGGGGCGCACCGCTTCACCCTCGACGTCGTCGCGACGGCCGCCGGGGTGCGCCTGGAAGCGGCCGACGACGGTCGCGGCAGCGGCCACCTGCGCCCCGGGAACGGCCTGGCGGGCCTGGTCGAGCGCGTCGAGGGTGCCGGGGGGACCGTGCGGTTCCGCACCGCGCCCGGGCGGGGTTTCCGCACCGAGCTGGAGGTCCCGGCGTGA